CCGGCCTATACTCCACAGAAAAATCATAGCCGATCAACTTACTGATCCAGTGGTGTTGGGGGATTGTCGAGAGCCGTTGATCCAGCAGGAACTTGAGCGCGTAGTGATCTGTCCGGACGACGAAAGCGCGGCCCCAGAGGTAGGGACGCCAGTGCcgcaccgcctacgccaagccGATCAACTCCCGCTCATAGGCCGCGACTTTGAGGTGGCGCACCACGAACGGCCTGCTACAGAACGCGACAGGGCCATCGCCTTGATGTAGAACAGCCCCAAAGCCCGACCTTGATGCGTCGCAATCCACGAAGAAGGCGCAGTCGAAGTTGGGCAGGTGCAGGACGGGCGCCTCGGAGAGTGCCTTCTTCAGGGTGGCGAACGCCGTGTCCGCCGCTGTCGACCATTGGAATGTGTCCTTCCTCAGCAGGCTAGTGAGAGGCGCCGCTATGGAGCCGTACTCGTGGATGAAGCGTCGATAATAACCGGCGAGTCCGAGAAACCTGCGCAGTCCCCGGGTAGAACACGGTTGCGGCCATGACTGCACCGTGGCCACCTTAGTGGCGTCCATGGCGACCCCCTCTTGTGATATGACGTGGCCGAGGTACTGGACGGTCGATGATGCAAAGGTACACTTGGACCTCTTCATGTGCAGCCCGTGTGCGCGAAGAACGTCGAGGACGGCGCGGAGCTGCAGCAAGTGTTCGGTCCAGGTCGAACTGTAGATAAGTATGTCGTCGAAGAAGACGAGGATGTAGCGACGAAGGAACGGCTTGAGCACCAGATTCATGACAGCCTGAAATGTCGACGGCGCGTTAGACAAGCCGAACGGCATGACCAAAAATTCAAAATGGCCGTGGTGCGTGCGGAATGCCGTCTTGGCCACGTCGTCGGCGTGCACGCAGACTTGGTGATAGCCCGATCGAAGATCTagcttggagaaaactttggcgcCATGGAGCTTGTCCAGTAGCTCCTCAACGACGGGAATTGGGAACTTGTCTTTCACCGTGGCCGAGTTGAGCGCCCGATAATCAACACAGAAGCGCCATGATCCGTCGTGCTTCTTGACAAGGAGGACGGGCGCCGAGAAGGGCGATGTGCTGGCGCGAATAGTGCCCTGGCGCAGCATCTCCTCACATTGACGCTCCAATTCATCCTTCTGGAGCTGCGGGTAGCGGTACGGTCGAACGGCGACCGGGTCCATGCCCACCTTGAGGTGGATCTGGTGATCGCATGGCCAGGCCGGTGGTAGCCCGGTTGGCGGTGCGAAGACATCGTCGAAGGACGCCAGGAGCCGCTCCAGCAGGTCGGCCTCTGACTCCttggcggccacgagcgagtggAGGTGGCGTGGCAGTGAGGGTACAGCGCTGGGCACGCCCATCCCCGTCCACAGCACGCGGCGTCCACGACGGTGGAAAGCCATGCGGCACCCCTCGAAGTCCCACAGGATAGGGCCCAGCGTGGTGAGCCAGGAAATGCCCAGCACCATGTCGTACGCGTCGAGAGGGATGGAGTAGCAATCGATGTAGAACTCCTCCCCCCCGACCTGGATGGGCAGGCGACAGGCCAGGCCACGGCAGGCGACAGGCCAGGCCACGGCAGGCGACGCGGTCACCATTGGCGACCACGACGTGGGCGCCCTTGCTATCCCCGAACGCGAGGCCGGTTCGGCTCGCAGCAGCCGCACTGATGAAGTTGTGGGTGGAGCCCGAGTCCAGCAACGCGACGAGGTCCTGGCCGCCACAGCGGACGCGTAGCTGCATGGTGGGCGGCGCGCGGATTCCCGTGATAGCTGACAAGGAAATCATGGGCTTCTCGGGGTCGAACGGCTCCGTTGCGTCAGCTGGGGCGGGGCTGTCGccctcgtcgtcatcgtcgggCTCCTCGACGATGTAGTCCTACGCTTCCAAATAGAATAACCGGGCGCATTTGTGGCCCCGGACATATGGTTCATCACAATTATAGCAAAGGACCAACTTACGGCGCTCAGCCATCTCCTCCGGCGAGAGTcgcttgaaggtgttcacggtgGTCGACGGCTTGGTGGGTGCGCCGCCGTAGCCCTCTGGCGTCGGGAGAGCTGGAACGCCTCCCGCGCGGCGCGCCGATCATGACGGTGGGAGCACGGGTCGCAGATGGATGTTGCGCAGCTCATAGGCATGGGCCAGGCGCATGGCGTGCTGGAGATCCCTCGGCTCCATGAGCTCCACGTCGACGCGGATGTATGTCGGCAGCCCACCGGTGAACAGCTTAGCCTTCTGGAGTGTGGTGAGTTCGCCGGCGTGCGCCGCATGGGCTTGGAACGCCTCCATGTAGGAGTCCACGGAGGAGCCGAACGGCAGCCGCGCCAAGTCGGCGAGGTGGTTCGTGCCAATGGCGGGGCCGAAGCGCTGCTGGACGTAGCGACGGAAGTCTGGCCAGGATGGCCAGCCGATGTCTTGCTCCAGGACGAGGTACCATTGCTAGGCAACCCCTTTAAGGTGGTAGGACGCCAGCCAAACCTTGTCAACCTCGCGGGTGAGCTGACCGCGGAAGAATTGCTCACACTTGTTGAGCCATCCCAGCGGATCCTCCTGGCCGTCGTAGGTCTCGAACGAGATCTTGTTGTACTTGGGAACGCCGGCGGCCTCCCATGCCGGAGCCTGCGGGGGGTATGGTTGGGACGATGCCATGTGGGCCGAGGCCGGCAGGGGCAGGGTCTGCCCAACCGATCCGTAGTTGTGGTTGGGGATTTGCGACGGGGAGCGAGGGAATTGGATCTGATGCAGCGGAACTCCCGTGGGCAGCGGTGCCGGCGCCGGTTGCGACTCGGGCAGCCCTGCAGATGTCAGTGGCAGGGAGGGGAACACCGACGCAGAGGAGTCGCCCGCGCTTGGAGTGACGTCCGTGATCACCGGCATCGAGGTGACGGGGAGCTTTGGAACGCCGGCGAAACCCGGCATGCCAAACTGGGGAAACGCCGGGCGGCCATCGAGGGCCGTCAGGCGACTGCTTTGATCTGCCAGTTGATGATTGATGGCGGTCATCTGCAGCTGCATATTGTTGAAGGCGGTGGTGAGCGAGGCGAGCGAATCGGCGATGGAGGCGAGGGTGGGCGGTGGAGCAGGTGGTGTAGTGTGGACGAGCGGCAACGACACACCGGACGTAGGCACCACGGAGGAGGGCACCCCGGTGGATGGCGTCACCATCGCCGATGCAGCCCCAGACGTTGCCATGAAGTCTGATACCAGGTTGTTACGGCGTGCCTTACTGCGGAGGAAGTAGGGAGGGTCGACGGGTGTGTGAGGGCGCGTGGGCTTGCGGCGAGTCGGCGCCGTGATCGAGATTGATCTCGGCGACAACAGGGAGACGAGGAACAGGGACGAGAGAAGCACCGCCAGGTGCCCAAGGGAGATATAATCTCAATCCTGGGCTGCCTTTCATTAACTTGGTTTGGGACTCTTATAGTCCTTACACATGACGACGATTACTTGCTAACAAATCCCTTGATTTCCTAACAAACTTAACTAACCAAATCTCCTTGACTCCACTAGACTCCCTGAAACTCGGACTTGCCCAACCGGCGTCGTGGTGACCGCGCACGGCGAGCTCCCGCGCATGGGTCAGCCACTAGCTTTGTCCCTCCTCTTGTAGACGTTCCCCACCATAACAGAAGCTTTGTCTAAAATGCCCGTGTGCAAGAAGCACTAGAATGCTCGGAAGCTCATCATAAAATAGCTACACAACCTATAGCTATATAGGTGAGTGTCACGTGCTATGAAGGGCCATGGACGGCTCCTCGTGGCAGCGCTTATGGTGATCACAAAGGGACCCTCTCGTCCCTTTCTGGTCTGTATTGCAATGGGAGATGAATCACATCTTATTTGTGCCACTCAGGCACCTTCAGAAAGCTAGCCAGCTGCATACCATGTCAGAGTGTACATCTGGTCGATTCTGAGCTCATCTCATCGGCCAGCGTCAGTAGCAGCTTTGATGCTAATTAGGCGCTACATCCCCATGTTGTTTTCTCATTAGTAGCACCACTGCATAGCGCATACTCCATTGCCCATTGGCATGCACATGCGCTTCAATTCCTTCTTGCTTCTCAGCATAGCTCGTTGTCAGGGTATAGCATATAGCTCGATCATGGCGATCTTTTAAAGCATGGAGGTAGCCTGCTAGTTAGTGACCAGGCCATCCTGGCTTCCAATGACGAATGCAAGGGAGTCCCTTGGAGGCAGGCAACATGTGGGTTAGTACGAGAGACATCATAGACGACAGCATCACACAGTGTTCGTTTACAATTGTCGTCTACACATGTGTAAATAAAAAACTACGGTTATACATATAGTTTATACAAAGCGgtgaattaaacaaaaaaaatttaaacggtcaaaaaaaaAAGGTTAAACAGTGTGTTTAAGTCGTGATAAAGTGGAAACCACACGCTTGCCATGGGAGAGTAGTGAGGAGAAGCAGCGGAATGGGTGCGGTATCTTGCTTAACTCATAGAGGACGTGGTCCTGTGCTTTAAATTATGTTTACTAACCTGTCGAGGAATGCAAGGGAGTTTTGGTCTCTTGGAGGCAGTCACGTGAGGGTTAGCATGGAGAGACGCGATACAAACAACATGATATAGTGTTTGCCTAAACTCGTTTAAATTGTCGTCTACATGTATATAAATGCTAAATTATGGCCTTATGGGTATAAATGTAGTTTATACCCTAAATGGTCAAAAAAATATTTAAATGGTGTGTTTAAACATAATTTAAACTTGTTTAAATACTAGTTTGGGTGTTTAAATGACAGCATTGGCGATATAAAACCAACTTGTGGTAAAACTAATATTTGTCGTGCTTGGCTCATAGAGGCCGTTGCTTATATATCATGTTTGCTAAGCTAGGGGCATGGGGGGATAAATTTCTTCTCCCGTTACAGGTTATAACACAGGGCACATGTTTGGTACGAAATAATAAAGAAGTGCCTTGATATAATAAAGAAGTGTCTTGATAGCAAGATTATTCACAATCATATCTGCATGCACAACTATGAATGCGTCCACATAATGCCTCGCCTACTTGAATATAAATACACGTACAACAAATGTTTGCAAACAAAAGATGATAAATTTGAAGTTATTCTTCGGTAAGGCTATTCTACAGCtagccacagaataacttattctatggtcaccttgatttacgataatgtttgtaccaatttacgataatgacaatacacatttatgatacatgggttactatgattcaagatgatacttaccataatgctatagtaaatcacttatgagggagttatcataatctcataaattagtatagtaattatcgtaactcaaagtggccacagaataacttattctacggCCAGCTACAGAACAGTACGTCTATAcggtaaggctattctgcagctgaccacagaataacttattttatggccaccttgatttatgataatgtttgtaccaatttacgataatgacaatacacatttacgatacatggattactataattcaagatgatacttaccataatgctatagtaaatcacttacgaGGGAGTTatcataatctcgtaaattagtatattaattatcgtaactcaaagtggccacaaaataacttattctgcggtCAGCTATAGAACAGTACGTCTCTATATACACACACACTACTAGGGCACCCTTTCTTTGGAGCTGACTTCAAAAACCTCATACAAAACTTTTAGCTCGCTCCTcgcaaaaacaaaataaaacagAACTTTTAGCTCAGCCCTGAGTATCATGTGCGTGGAATCACAATTAGTGCGGCAGAACGGCTTCCAAAAATCACAATTAGTTCGTCCGGACTTCAAACAGGACGAACGGTATATGTTTTTCGAGCAGCTCGATAAGAGAAACGCAATGGTCCAGTCCAATCTTGCATTTGAAGAACTTGTCCAAACCGGCATGTTTGGAAACCGACCAGGCCGGTTTCGGCTAGGCCAGCAACCCCCGAATCGTTGTTTTTCTTTGTCCGGGTTCTAAATGAGATGATCCAAATATGTTTTCTGACCATCTTGACGATACAAACATGATGGTAGAGTCCATTATAAACTTTGACCACTTTTGGTTGTCAACAAATGCTTTTTTATTGTATTTGTAGAATTGTAAACTCTCCTACAAGAGCAACAAGAACTTTCTAGCCCCTTGTGAGCTAGAGTACTGGTAGAAAACGGAGGGTTAACAATTTTTAATGCCAACACATATGGAGTAGTTAAATCAGTTACATGGATGGATTCGATGAAAAAATACATTGGCATAGATAGATATCATAAGCATGCTGGAGAGATTATAAGCAGCTACATCTTGCCCGAGGGAACAGTGTCATGGGTCCCTATGCATGTGAAAAAAAAACATTATCAAATCCAAAGAAGATTAACTTAGCAATAATTAAGGTTAATAGAACTGTAATAAAGTTACTGGTAAAATGTATCCTAGTAAGTTGCAGGAAAAAGGAAAAACGTCGACAGCAGGATTCGAACCTGCGCAGGCAAACCCCAACAGATTTCGAGTCTGTCTCCTTAAGCACTCGGACATATCGACAACTCGTTGTAGTTTAGCATTTCATATCTCTTATAACAATGTATTATTCCGTAGTACCCTAATCTCCAAGGTAATCGCACGTCTCCCATTCGTCTTATGCCAATCCTACATCTCTTCCAAAGCGAACGTTGGAATAAATATTACTGTAACAATAACTAACCCCCAAGGGCAACAAAATCATGCCAACCATCTCGTAAATTAAAATAATTGAATTTGTTCTTTATTATTGAACTACCTCATGATACAGTCACGTTTAAACAAAACCTGCCCAGCTTGGCTGCCTTCGAGCACATACTCGCCGTGTTCAACATCAGATAAGACTGGCGAAACTACATCCAAAACCGAGCGTTCCTCACAATGTCTGGTACAAAGGCATCCCACTACTGACTAATAACTCAGAAGAAACGGGGGCATAAAATGTGACATCATCATTTCTTCTGCTTGCTCGATACATTCAGCTGCTGGAGGTTGAGCAGCAGGTCGTTGGAGTCCAGGAACACCTTGTTGGCCGAGGCCGAGATCGTGTGGGAGATCTCCCTTGCAGCTTCAATCTGCCTCAGGGCAAGGAAGGCAGGGTTGTTCGCGATGGCTTGACCAATCAGCTCCGCACTCTTAGCCTCTCCCTGTACACAACAGAGACCCAGAAGCAAATAGTGTTTCAGAGCAGCAAGGTTCAGCTCAACACAATAACATCAACAAGGATACTAGTACAGTATAGGAATAAAATCTGTTTTGTGCTTTTTACTGCCAGCTCAGCAGCTTGACAAGACAAATTGAAAATAGCATGAAGGCAGTCTAGAGCTAACTCAGCAATAGATCTTATGATGCAACCAAAATCATTACAATAACTGCTTATAGTACTCTCATTTTGCTTCATAATTGGTTTCTTACCTGAGCCCTGATAATTGCACTTCTCTTATCTTGCTCAGCTTTCTCGACAATGAACTTTGCACGCTCAGCTTCCTGTGCAGCAAcctgcttggcttcaatggcatgAGTGAACTCCTTCCCAAAGCTCAGGCTTGTGATGGAGACATCATCGAGAGCAATGTTGAAGAATCTAGCCCTCTCAGTCAGTATCTTCCTAATCTCCCTACTCACAGTCTGAAATTGGTGGCAGAAAAGAATAAACAGAAGCGCTCTTAAGTATTTACTAGTAACTTCTTTTTCGAAATAAAATATAGGTAATATACAAACAAAAGATATGTTCAATCATACCTCTCTCTGTGTGATCAGCTGACTAGCATTGTATTGAGCAACAACAGCTTTCAGTGTTTCGTGGATGATTGAAGGCAAAACTCTCTCATTGAAGTTCTCCCCCAGAGTTCTGTAGATATGTGGTAGCCTCTCTGGCATAGGCCTTGTGAGGACACGGATACCAATTTTCACCTGCCAAGATAAAGAACAGGAGAGATAAGTATCTCAAAATATTAAATGAATCCCTGTGATCCAAATCATCATAAAAAAATCCACACAGCACCACATGGTACGGAATGAATTGCCTGATTAATGATAGCTCCTATTTCCGAATAAACGTATACTATTTCATTAACCAGGGTGATAGAAACTAGTAAAATCAAAGGTGCCACATCTTAAATTACATATAAGAACCAAATTCTAGCATTCTACAGAGTATGATAAACATACTGTAGAGCAATTCATCATCATACAGAAAGGAGGATTGGAATACCAATAATAATACTCCAGGCGAAAAGGTAACTAAAATAAATGCAGGTAAATGAGCATGCAAAATATATATATGGCCAAAACGGCAATATATGGCAATGATCAATATTTGTCAAAACCGCAAGGTGTTCTGAATTTATCAGCTTCATTGGTCACAACTTTTGCATGAAAATATTTCAATGAAAATTGCAGAAACTACTGGTGCTGAAATAATCATAACAGCCAGTAGCAGCTATTAGGGGATCAAATGAACAATAAATCAAGGAAGAAACAGGTTTGTTGGCCCAAATTTCAGCTGAACAATCAGCAGACAGCAACGTTTACACTGGAACTAAAGACAGGGTCCAAATCATGAAGAATGGTAGGCTGGAAGAATTGAACTGGAAGTGATGTGCATATTTAACAACTAAACACAGGCTCCAAATCATGAAGAATGGTAAGCTGGTGGAATCGAACAAAAGTGATGTGTATACTTACCATCTGAAGATCCCGGCTCCCGGAAGTACTCTCAACAAGATTCGGTCGAGCACGGACATCATAAATGATTGGCCGTTCAAACCATGGAATCATAAAGTGAGTCCCTTCAGGGTATACCTGCATATAGAAATTGTTTGGTGTAAATTGAACTGGTTCATTGTCTAGGGGGAAGGCAAACTTAAGGATAAATATTAAATAGTAACCCCAATCAACAAATGCCCTAAAAAGTCAAATTGTACAATAAGAGTTTTTCACTAATTCAAACAATTGTATAAGTACATCAACAAGTTTTGATGCACcaaaatatatcaaaattgacaaaggactacaaataaagGTGCACAAAAAAGATCAACACTCACAACCTACTTGGACAGGTAAATGTTCTGGTTCAGTTTTGAGATTTAAAGTGATTAATCAATATAAAAAAGCTGAGCATGTCTCAGATAGGCATGCTTCTATATCAAAACAAGATATTGCAAGCTGAATGTCATGCTTTATGCATCCAAACTTTCATATTATACCTATACAATTATATGCCCATTCAAGCAATCACATCAAAATATACTAATATAGCTAAAACTTTACGCTAATTACATAGGCCTGAAATACACCTTCTGGTGTATGACACCAAGGCACACTGTTAATAAATCAAGTTATTTGTGATTACACACGAGTCAAATCGAAAAACATGCTTTGTTAGCTTAGCTCTTCATTCGAGCTAACAATGAATAAGCATGCACACAAAAAAAATTTGCAATAAGAAAGagagaagggcaggcctggtgcagtggtgagagctgtctcactgagtcaccaggtcgtgggttcgaagaagcctctccgcagattttgtggGGGAAAGGTttgtctcggtttatcccttccccagaccccactcatgtgggagcctccggcactgggtctgccctttttaaAGAGAGAACAATAGCAAAATTTTATTGTGCCAAATTGTGGCAAAAAAAACATGTAGAATTTATAAAGTTTGCATCAGTTCTCAAAACATAAAACTCACTAGCAAGTTGATTGTGCACGGACAATAATCAGTGAAAAATAATTATACATAAACCTCCATTCATTTCTCCCCTTGAAACAAGACTAGCACCAAACAAAACCTAATGTGTTTCATGGCATTATGATGGGGTAAATTCAAACTATCACATCAAATATGTTGTAAATACTTGCCAGTATTTCACAAGAAAGTGAAGAGTGTTCAGGGATAAAAAAAACTGCATATATCAAGAATCAGCAAAATAACACATATGTCCTTCCCCTCAAAGGATATCTAAGGCCAAGATACTACAATTTTTTTGTCAAAGAATTAATGTTTAGTCATTCAGTACGCACCAATAACACCTCTTGCATTTTCAAATTACAAAACCTAATCGGATGCATCCAGAAACGTTGCAGGTAAATGGCATCGCCACAAAACAACCTTTCATATGCAAACCATGATCTAGAAATTTATCTGGAATAAAGCATTTCAATGAAGTCAATAACTTTGACATTTGAATCATATATATAggtaatataaatataaatacaaATCTAGTAGATTCTCATCTAATCAagtgaatattttttttttgaaagataaaGAGCATCAAAGAACATTGTCATAGGTCCAAACAGGCCCAGCAGCGGTGGGTCCAGAGAGGGGCCAGGGCCAGCCTATCCCTGGCTGACCGCATGAGGGAGGCTAGAGTTAAGTTTGCTTACGAACAAGTCATAGGGATTATAATAAATACGGGGGACATGTACTCATATCAATCAAGAAAGACAGAGAGGATTATTCCTTAGACTCTCCTGCTCCCTAGCCCCCTTGCACCGACCCTCTTCCAGCGCTGCTGCTGGCCTCCCCTTGCAAGTGGCCTGTGGCCTGTGGGAAACCACGGGCCGGTGCCGCCTCCCAATTCCCCCTCTTCCTACCGCCTACAAGCTTAGCAGTCCACCTCCCACCAACATCAACCCATTACAAGCATACAACAGTTAAACTAACATATCACAGAAATTAAAAATAGAAATGTTTCTGTATTCATCATGGTTAAGGAAATCACATGAAAACCTAGGGTTCAATTACAACACAGAAGGCACAAATGCATAGAACCATAGACACACATTGATATGGATTGACGGGAGTAGCAGGAAGAACCCTTTCGTCCGTAGACTACTTCTTAGGTTCTCCTTGCTTGATTACAATCAATACCAGGTTCTCTCTTTTATAGAGATGACTGACTTGACTCCTAAGGAAATATCCTAACCAAATCAATCTAACTTATccctttcctaacaaaccaaatCAATCTAATCTAGTGTGCTGGGTACTTGCCATAACACACGTCCACATTGATACCTTCGATATGTGATTGCACTTGCCCATGACAAAGTTTCTATTTTAAGAGATGTAAAGAATGGTGAAGCAAACCATGGACCTTTCTTGTAGTACATCCACAACAACTAAGCTCATAACACAATACAGCAGCTAGTTCCAATTTCTAATCAATTTTTAGGTAATTCAACACAGCAAATTTTAGAGCCGCCCACCTACCATAACTGTCCAAGTGGGATAGCATACACATTGTTATATTGCATTCAACAATAAAGATAGCAAGCAtttcagagagtagatgtcaAAACAGGAACAAGAATGAAGAAATCACTACTGGTGTAGTACAATTTGGAAGCACCCTTGTCGATCTAACAAGCACACACACCTCATGTTTTGTTTTGCCAATTGTTGTACACGATTTGTATCTAATTTAAGGGGTATGTGCCCAAAAATCTCAATAACATCCTGGACTGCAATTCACGGAAGCACAACATATCCACATTTCACCGACAACAAGAAGATGCCAGTACTGCTGACAATTTGACAAGTTGGTACGGCCGCGCATGCTATGTGTTCCAGACTCCCAGAATTTTTTTATACAAAAGTAACAAGCATGGTTATCTCAGATTTACTGGGGTGCGCGTAGAAATCCAAAGAAATCTTCTAAGGGAGACGAAGCTAGGATAAAGTTCATCGCAGCACAGCGTCCACAGCCACATTCCTCTCCCAATCGCACCCGCAAGACTACCCAACCAAACCGCTTCCCCCGGAAACAACCAACCACCGGACACCATCAAAACAGATAGAAAATGGGGGGTGGGCAGGGAGAACGGGATGCGCGCCCGCGGAGCCCAGACCTTGTCCTTGATGCCCTGGATGCGGTTGAAGACGATGGCGCGGTGTCCACCCTCGACGTTGTAGAGGCTGCTCATGGCGGCGTACACGGCGGCGCCGCCGAGCACGGCCACCTTGACCAGCGCGCTGGCCCCCGGCGGGGGCACCGGAATCCGGCCGCCGCCCTTCACGTTCATCCTCGCCGCGCCTGTGGGGGCCGCCGGAGACGGAGGAGCTGCTGTGGTGGGGAGGGAGGAGCACTGGGGGGCGGCGGGGCGGCTAGGGTTTTTGTGGGTTGACTAGAGAGGAATGGGGAGGGTGCGCGCTTGTGATGAAGGGCGGCGGGTGATCGGGGCCTTTGGATTTTAAGCGGACGGTGTGGCGGAGCAACGGGGAGTGAGTCGCTTCTTTCCTGCACGGCAAGAAAAAGGAAGGAGGACCCTCTGGTGGCCTGGTGGTGTCCTTCGATCACTGCCGTGTCGGACCCTCTGGTGGCCTGGTGGTGTCCTTCGATCACTGCCGTGTCGGTCCACGCCGCGGCGCTTTGAGATGGGTTTCTGTCTTTGTGAGCCTGAGCGTCCTCCACGACACTATCCGACGCGGGCTCCTCCAACGATGCCATGCGTAAAACACAGTCAAAA
Above is a genomic segment from Miscanthus floridulus cultivar M001 chromosome 3, ASM1932011v1, whole genome shotgun sequence containing:
- the LOC136545635 gene encoding prohibitin-2, mitochondrial-like, which produces MNVKGGGRIPVPPPGASALVKVAVLGGAAVYAAMSSLYNVEGGHRAIVFNRIQGIKDKVYPEGTHFMIPWFERPIIYDVRARPNLVESTSGSRDLQMVKIGIRVLTRPMPERLPHIYRTLGENFNERVLPSIIHETLKAVVAQYNASQLITQRETVSREIRKILTERARFFNIALDDVSITSLSFGKEFTHAIEAKQVAAQEAERAKFIVEKAEQDKRSAIIRAQGEAKSAELIGQAIANNPAFLALRQIEAAREISHTISASANKVFLDSNDLLLNLQQLNVSSKQKK